The following are encoded together in the Sphingomicrobium clamense genome:
- a CDS encoding peptidylprolyl isomerase, which translates to MADTLTLTLTLSTGGDVVIKLRPDLAPGHVERITKLASDGFYDGVVFHRVIPGFMAQGGDPTGTGTGGSDLPDLKAEFNAEPHVRGTCSMARTPAPDSANSQFFICFDDAHFLDGQYTVWGQVESGMEYVDQLPTGEPVPNPGKIEKATVS; encoded by the coding sequence ATGGCCGATACCCTCACCCTCACCCTTACCCTTTCGACCGGCGGCGACGTCGTCATCAAGCTGCGCCCCGACCTCGCCCCCGGCCATGTCGAGCGCATCACCAAGCTTGCCAGCGACGGCTTTTACGACGGCGTCGTGTTTCACCGCGTGATCCCGGGCTTCATGGCACAGGGCGGCGATCCCACCGGCACCGGCACGGGCGGTAGCGACCTTCCTGACCTCAAGGCCGAGTTCAACGCCGAGCCGCACGTGCGCGGCACCTGCTCGATGGCGCGCACGCCCGCGCCCGACAGCGCCAACAGCCAGTTCTTCATCTGCTTCGACGACGCCCACTTCCTCGACGGCCAGTATACCGTCTGGGGCCAGGTCGAGAGCGGCATGGAATATGTCGACCAGCTGCCCACGGGCGAGCCGGTCCCCAACCCCGGCAAGATCGAAAAAGCGACCGTCAGCTAA
- a CDS encoding SDR family NAD(P)-dependent oxidoreductase, translating into MSQPVTLVTGASAGLGVDFAHQYAAKGHRLVLVARRKDRLDALAAELGNARAVEMDLSEPDAADRLMADIAAAGEHVDLLVNNAGFGLVGRFDKLDGKRQRQMIDLNCGVLTELAHAVLPGMIERDRGGILNVASVAGFQPGPGMAVYFATKAYVLSFSEALHEEYRQTGINVSALCPGPVSTEFGKVAGFGGNKAVSSIAAESDETVEQAIAALEKNRAVMVTGFANKVSAQANRILPRSTMRKIVNLIKK; encoded by the coding sequence GTGTCGCAACCCGTCACTCTCGTCACCGGCGCCAGCGCCGGGCTCGGCGTCGACTTCGCGCACCAATATGCGGCCAAGGGGCACCGGCTCGTGCTGGTGGCCCGCCGCAAGGACAGGCTCGATGCGCTTGCGGCCGAGCTCGGCAATGCGCGCGCGGTCGAGATGGACCTGAGCGAGCCTGACGCCGCCGACCGGCTGATGGCCGACATCGCGGCGGCGGGCGAGCATGTCGACCTGCTCGTCAACAATGCCGGTTTCGGGTTGGTGGGGCGGTTCGACAAGCTTGATGGCAAACGCCAGCGGCAGATGATCGACCTCAACTGCGGGGTGCTGACCGAATTGGCGCATGCTGTGCTGCCCGGCATGATCGAGCGCGATCGCGGCGGCATTCTCAATGTCGCTTCGGTCGCGGGCTTCCAACCGGGGCCCGGCATGGCGGTCTATTTCGCGACCAAGGCCTACGTCCTCTCCTTCAGCGAGGCGCTGCACGAAGAATATCGCCAGACGGGGATCAATGTGTCGGCTCTTTGCCCCGGACCCGTTTCCACCGAGTTCGGAAAAGTCGCAGGCTTCGGCGGCAACAAGGCTGTCAGCAGCATCGCGGCGGAATCGGACGAGACGGTCGAACAGGCCATCGCAGCGCTCGAAAAGAACCGCGCCGTGATGGTCACGGGCTTTGCCAATAAGGTCTCGGCGCAGGCCAATCGCATCCTTCCGCGCTCGACGATGAGAAAAATCGT